One window from the genome of Paracoccus marcusii encodes:
- a CDS encoding Re/Si-specific NAD(P)(+) transhydrogenase subunit alpha, with protein sequence MKIGATRESFEGEARVAITPSTAAHLGKLGHDVFVESGAGARAGFADDDYRGAGVTVCQTAAELIDAVDVVAKVRQPTTAEIGQMKAGQTLISFFYPAQNAELLAQAKDQGITAIAMDMVPRISRAQKMDALSSMANIAGYRAVIEAANNFGRFFTGQVTAAGKVPPAKVLVVGAGVAGLAAIGTSVSLGAQVHAFDVRPEVAEQIESMGAEFVYLDFDAPAQDGAATGGYAAPSSPEFREKQLARFRELAPQMDIVITTALIPGRDAPKLWTADMVAMMKQGSVIIDLAAEKGGNCELTVPDERIVTDNGVVIVGYTDFPSRMGAQASELYGNNIRHFVADLTPKKDGVIVHNMEDDVIRGATVVHDHDVTWPPPPPKVAAIAAQKPKEKKKELTPDERRAADAAAFKAETASQIKLLLGGGLVVLLIGLIAPASFMSHFIVFVLACFVGFRVIWNVAHSLHTPLMAITNAISSIIILGALMQIGSGSAWVVILGALAVLMASVNIFGGFMVTRRMLAMFQKS encoded by the coding sequence ATGAAGATTGGCGCAACGAGGGAAAGCTTTGAAGGCGAGGCGCGGGTGGCGATCACGCCATCCACCGCCGCGCATCTGGGCAAGCTGGGGCATGACGTGTTCGTGGAAAGCGGCGCGGGCGCGCGCGCGGGTTTCGCTGACGACGACTATCGCGGCGCCGGCGTGACGGTCTGCCAGACCGCGGCTGAGCTGATCGATGCGGTGGACGTGGTGGCCAAGGTGCGCCAGCCGACCACGGCCGAGATCGGCCAGATGAAGGCGGGGCAGACGCTGATCTCGTTCTTCTATCCGGCGCAGAACGCCGAACTGCTGGCGCAGGCCAAGGACCAGGGCATCACCGCGATCGCCATGGACATGGTGCCGCGCATCAGCCGCGCGCAGAAGATGGACGCGCTGTCGTCGATGGCCAACATCGCGGGCTATCGCGCCGTCATCGAGGCGGCGAACAACTTTGGCCGCTTCTTCACCGGACAGGTGACGGCGGCAGGCAAGGTCCCGCCGGCCAAGGTGCTGGTCGTGGGGGCAGGGGTCGCGGGTCTTGCGGCCATCGGCACCTCGGTCAGCCTTGGCGCGCAGGTCCATGCCTTTGACGTCCGCCCCGAAGTGGCCGAACAGATCGAATCGATGGGTGCCGAGTTCGTCTATCTGGACTTCGACGCGCCCGCGCAGGACGGCGCCGCCACGGGCGGCTATGCCGCGCCGTCGAGCCCCGAGTTTCGTGAGAAGCAGCTGGCCCGGTTCCGCGAGCTGGCACCCCAGATGGACATCGTCATCACCACGGCGCTGATCCCCGGCCGCGACGCGCCCAAGCTGTGGACCGCCGACATGGTGGCCATGATGAAGCAGGGCAGCGTCATCATCGATCTGGCGGCCGAAAAGGGCGGCAACTGCGAGCTGACCGTGCCGGACGAACGCATCGTCACCGACAACGGCGTGGTCATCGTCGGCTATACCGACTTTCCGTCGCGCATGGGCGCGCAGGCCTCCGAGCTGTACGGCAACAACATCCGCCATTTCGTGGCCGACCTGACGCCCAAGAAGGATGGCGTCATCGTCCACAACATGGAGGACGACGTCATCCGCGGCGCGACGGTCGTGCATGACCACGACGTGACCTGGCCGCCCCCGCCGCCCAAGGTCGCCGCCATTGCCGCGCAGAAGCCCAAGGAGAAGAAGAAGGAGCTGACCCCCGACGAACGCCGCGCCGCCGACGCCGCGGCCTTCAAGGCCGAGACCGCCAGCCAGATCAAGCTTCTGCTGGGCGGTGGCCTGGTCGTGCTGCTGATTGGGCTGATCGCCCCCGCCAGCTTCATGTCGCACTTCATCGTCTTCGTGCTGGCCTGTTTCGTGGGCTTCCGGGTGATCTGGAACGTGGCGCATTCGCTGCACACGCCGCTGATGGCCATCACGAACGCGATCAGTTCGATCATCATCTTGGGCGCGCTGATGCAGATCGGGTCGGGATCGGCCTGGGTCGTGATCCTGGGCGCGCTGGCCGTGCTGATGGCATCGGTCAACATCTTTGGTGGCTTCATGGTCACCCGGCGCATGCTTGCCATGTTCCAGAAGTCGTAA
- the pepN gene encoding aminopeptidase N, with protein MSVEKPQPVQHLADYRPWPFTLSQTRLDVTLAPRDTVVLTELDLEPSDQPVDLVLDGGAGLRLQSLRIDGLTVDPAHVLRDDETLTIRAAALPRVPFTLATDVRIDPQDNTAFEGLYLSGGIFCTQCEAEGFRHITFYPDRPDVMTTFRVTLRSDLPVLLSNGNPVRAQDGVAEWNDPWPKPAYLFALVAGDLVAVSDSFTTRSGRAVDLNVWVRPGDQDRAGFAMESLIASMRWDEDVYGREYDLDVFNIVAVDDFNMGAMENKGLNIFNSKLVLASPDTATDGDYERIEAVIAHEYFHNWTGNRITCRDWFQLCLKEGLTVFRDQQFTSDLRSAAVKRIEDVQTLRARQFREDQGPLAHPPRPDRYEEINNFYTATVYEKGAEVIGMLKRLVGDDGYARALDLYFDRHDGDAATIEDWLKVFEDATGRDLAQFKRWYTDAGTPVLTLQETWQDGTLTLHFTQQTPPTPGQPDKPARVIPIAVGLIGPNGDEVAPTRVLEMTEDRQSFSFEGLGARPVASVLRGCSAPVMLQRQMDDATRAFLLAHDTDPFARWEAGRELALSALTQLARGADAGDDYITAIGALAGDADADPAFRALCLNLPGEEEIATRLATTGTTPDPDAIQQARAGLARRIAMAHQDLLAELYDTMTVPGAYSPDADAAARRSLRIAALGLLGRIDGGDRAEVLFGIAGNMTERMAALAVLLRLGRGDSALRMLHDEFADNRLVMDKWFGIQVMAAPPSDAVAVAERLAARPDFDWKNPNRFRALLGGLAANHAGFHAADGSGYAFTADWLMRMDAVNPQIAARMSTAFETWPRYDAARRDHARNALERIASLAGLSRNTREMVSRMIAAGR; from the coding sequence ATGTCCGTCGAGAAACCGCAGCCTGTCCAGCACCTTGCCGATTACCGTCCCTGGCCGTTCACCCTGTCACAGACCCGGCTGGACGTGACCCTGGCCCCCCGCGACACGGTCGTTCTGACCGAACTGGACCTGGAGCCGTCGGACCAGCCGGTCGATCTAGTGCTGGATGGCGGCGCGGGGCTGCGTTTGCAGTCGCTGCGCATCGACGGGCTGACCGTGGACCCGGCCCACGTCCTTCGCGATGACGAGACGCTGACCATCCGCGCCGCCGCCCTGCCCCGCGTGCCCTTCACGCTGGCGACCGACGTGCGCATTGATCCGCAGGACAACACCGCCTTCGAGGGGCTGTATCTGTCGGGCGGCATCTTCTGCACCCAGTGCGAGGCCGAGGGGTTTCGCCACATCACCTTCTATCCCGACCGCCCGGACGTGATGACCACGTTCCGCGTGACGCTGCGCAGCGACCTGCCGGTGCTGCTGTCGAACGGCAACCCCGTGCGCGCCCAGGACGGCGTCGCGGAATGGAACGACCCCTGGCCCAAGCCTGCCTATCTGTTCGCGCTGGTGGCGGGCGATCTGGTGGCGGTCAGCGACAGCTTTACCACCCGGTCGGGGCGCGCGGTCGATCTGAACGTCTGGGTCCGTCCCGGCGATCAGGACCGCGCGGGCTTTGCGATGGAGAGCCTGATCGCGTCGATGCGCTGGGACGAGGACGTCTATGGCCGCGAATATGACCTGGATGTGTTCAACATCGTCGCGGTCGACGATTTCAACATGGGCGCCATGGAAAACAAGGGGTTGAACATCTTCAACTCGAAACTGGTGCTGGCCTCTCCGGATACCGCGACCGATGGCGACTACGAGCGGATCGAGGCGGTGATCGCGCACGAGTATTTCCACAACTGGACCGGTAACCGCATCACCTGCCGCGACTGGTTCCAGCTGTGCCTCAAGGAAGGGCTGACGGTCTTTCGCGACCAGCAGTTCACCAGCGACCTGCGCTCGGCCGCGGTCAAGCGGATCGAGGATGTGCAGACCCTGCGCGCGCGCCAGTTCCGCGAGGATCAGGGTCCGCTGGCGCACCCCCCGCGTCCCGACCGGTACGAGGAGATCAACAACTTCTATACCGCGACGGTCTATGAGAAGGGCGCCGAGGTCATCGGCATGCTGAAGCGGCTGGTTGGCGACGACGGCTATGCCCGCGCGCTGGACCTGTACTTCGACCGCCACGACGGCGATGCCGCCACCATCGAGGATTGGCTGAAGGTCTTCGAGGATGCCACCGGCCGCGACCTTGCCCAATTCAAGCGCTGGTACACCGACGCCGGGACCCCTGTCCTGACCCTGCAGGAAACCTGGCAGGACGGCACGCTGACGCTGCACTTCACGCAGCAGACGCCGCCCACTCCCGGCCAACCTGACAAGCCCGCCCGCGTCATCCCGATCGCGGTCGGCCTGATCGGCCCGAACGGTGACGAGGTCGCGCCGACCCGCGTCCTGGAGATGACCGAGGATCGGCAAAGCTTTAGCTTCGAAGGTCTGGGCGCACGGCCCGTCGCCTCGGTCCTGCGCGGGTGCTCTGCCCCCGTGATGCTGCAGCGGCAGATGGACGATGCGACGCGGGCCTTCCTGCTGGCCCATGACACCGACCCCTTTGCCCGGTGGGAGGCAGGGCGCGAACTGGCGCTGTCCGCCTTGACCCAGCTGGCGCGCGGAGCGGATGCGGGCGACGACTACATCACCGCGATCGGCGCGCTGGCCGGCGATGCCGATGCCGATCCGGCATTCCGTGCGCTGTGCCTGAACCTGCCCGGCGAGGAGGAGATCGCGACCCGTCTGGCCACCACCGGCACCACGCCCGACCCCGATGCGATCCAACAGGCGCGTGCGGGGCTGGCCCGCCGCATTGCCATGGCGCATCAGGATCTGCTGGCAGAACTGTACGACACGATGACCGTGCCGGGCGCCTATTCCCCCGATGCGGACGCGGCTGCGCGCCGGTCGCTGCGCATCGCGGCGCTGGGGTTGCTGGGGCGGATCGACGGCGGCGACCGGGCCGAGGTGCTGTTCGGCATCGCGGGCAACATGACCGAACGCATGGCCGCACTGGCCGTGCTGTTGCGCCTTGGCCGCGGCGACAGCGCGTTGCGGATGCTGCACGACGAGTTCGCCGACAACCGGCTGGTCATGGACAAATGGTTCGGCATCCAGGTCATGGCCGCGCCCCCGTCTGACGCCGTCGCCGTCGCGGAACGGCTGGCCGCGCGCCCCGATTTCGACTGGAAGAACCCCAACCGCTTTCGCGCGCTGCTGGGCGGTCTGGCGGCGAA